From a region of the Lactuca sativa cultivar Salinas chromosome 4, Lsat_Salinas_v11, whole genome shotgun sequence genome:
- the LOC111894444 gene encoding uncharacterized protein LOC111894444 yields the protein MTSFGAKVDDEINKGRGPYVFKIFGQIFHRIGSFCSDDSSYPRFLQLYMCDDENEISNRLRSFHTNGDVVFSVGVINSLSRMLDTHNEYVCTFKTARDMAESMCLDSYGVCLFNNVPDRRYGPPAPGTLGCIVCGDNVIGAVYDIVIYSKSGLPQQVSKLHPTYMPLQYPLLFPYGEDGWSPKMCIRGGSASEERSLTNNMYYSYQIHERRGVYSLILHAQRLFQQYLVDAYTCIEQSRLDYIEHHQQLLKSEYISGVYDALSRGDTDSRVIGKRVFLLASFMGGPRYMYKHYQDALAICRVHGKPRYFITFTCNVRWPEYRRYITAELPDTASEADLYKTVTTCMLHGQCGLLNIRAPCMQDMKCTKHFPKPFLESTTFDENGYVRYRRRSNISHVLHNGIIVDNGYVVPYNKRLCSRFDAHINVEYCGWNMMIKYLFKYISKGVDRVRLTLQKSEGHCGGSTSVAPVALNEIKSFLDGRYICPHEAAWRILNFSIHERYPAVQVLPIHLEGMQPTIFKETARLDTLIDNPDFGVTMLTERLHNNQKDSRGVGLTYNEYLSKYKWDTRAKAWVHRAVTITSTSTTIGRLAYVHPTAGELFYLRILLSHQKGCKSFVDIRTVRRQTYSTFRDACDALGLTGDDKEWLTAFHEAAFSASSSELRSLFCHLLLFCEVGTPLLLWESTKDKMGDDIDGF from the exons ATGACATCTTTTGGTGCAAAAGTTGATGACGAAATTAACAAAGGTCGTGGTCCATATGTGTTCAAGATTTTTGGTCAAATTTTCCATAGGATTGGTTCTTTTTGTTCAGATGATTCTTCATATCCACGTTTTTTACAGTtgtacatgtgtgatgatgagaATGAAATATCTAATAGGTTACGTTCTTTTCATACTAACGGTGATGTAGTGTTTTCTGTGGGTGTCATTAATTCTTTGAGTCGCATGTTGGATACTCACAATGAGTATGTCTGTACCTTTAAAACAGCGAGGGATATGGCTGAATCTATGTGTTTAGATTCATATGGTGTATGCCTCTTCAATAATGTTCCTGACAGAAGATATGGACCACCTGCTCCTGGGACATTGGGTTGTATTGTCTGTGGAGATAATGTTATTGGTGCTGTTTATGATATTGTTATTTATTCCAAGTCTGGATTACCTCAACAAGTTAGCAAGTTACATCCAACATACATGCCTCTACAATATCCTTTGTTATTCCCTTACGGTGAGGATGGTTGGTCACCTAAAATGTGTATCCGTGGTGGTTCTGCGTCAGAAGAAAGAAGTTTAACTAATAACATGTATTACAGTTACCAAATTCATGAGCGGAGGGGTGTCTATTCTTTGATTTTACATGCACAACGTTTGTTTCAACAATATTTAGTGGATGCTTATACATGCATTGAGCAGTCTAGGCTTGATTACATAGAGCATCATCAACAACTGTTAAAGTCTGAGTATATTAGTGGTGTTTACGATGCCCTATCTCGAGGAGACACAGACAGTCGCGTGATCGGTAAACGTGTATTTTTGCTAGCTTCGTTCATGGGTGGTCCTAGGTATATGTACAAACACTATCAAGACGCTTTGGCTATATGTAGAGTTCATGGAAAGCCCCGATATTTCATCACTTTTACTTGTAATGTGAGATGGCCTGAATATAGAAG GTACATAACAGCCGAATTGCCAGATACTGCAAGTGAAGCGGACTTGTACAAGACAGTCACCACGTGCATGCTACATGGTCAATGTGGTTTACTCAATATACGTGCTCCTTGTATGCAAGATATGAAGTGCACAAAACACTTTCCAAAACCATTTCTGGAGTCCACTACTTTTGATGAGAATGGCTATGTTCGGTATAGAAGGCGGTCTAATATCAGCCATGTTCTACATAACGGTATTATAGTTGATAACGGGTATGTAGTGCCATATAATAAGCGTTTATGCAGCCGGTTTGATGCCCACATTAATGTTGAATATTGTGGATGGAACATGATGATAAAATACTTATTTAAGTACATATCTAAAGGTGTAGATCGTGTCCGTTTAACTCTTCAGAAGAGTGAAGGTCATTGTGGTGGCTCCACATCTGTTGCACCTGTTGCTTTGAACGAGATTAAGTCATTTTTGGATGGCCGATACATATGCCCGCATGAAGCAGCATGGAGGATCCTTAACTTTTCTATTCACGAACGTTATCCAGCAGTTCAAGTGCTTCCTATTCACTTGGAAGGCATGCAACCGACTATATTCAAGGAAACTGCAAGATTAGATACATTGATAGATAATCCAGACTTTGGAGTTACAATGTTGACTGAGAGGTTACATAATAACCAAAAAGATTCAAGAGGTGTCGGGCTTACATATAATGAATACCTAAGTAAGTACAAGTGGGACACCCGTGCAAAAGCATGGGTTCATAGAGCTGTAACAATTACATCAACTTCTACAACTATTGGTAGACTTGCATATGTACATCCCACCGCAGGAGAGTTGTTTTATTTGAGAATATTGCTTTCTCACCAAAAAGGATGTAAGTCTTTTGTAGATATCAGAACTGTTCGCAGGCAAACGTACTCTACTTTTCGAGATGCGTGTGATGCATTAGGTTTGACGGGTGACGACAAGGAATGGTTAACAGCCTTCCATGAAGCAGCGTTTTCAGCATCATCATCGGAACTAAGATCCTTGTTCTGTCACCTACTATTATTCTGTGAAGTTGGCACTCCTCTGTTACTATGGGAATCAACAAAGGATAAAATGGGTGAcgacattgatgggttttag